One segment of Clavelina lepadiformis chromosome 2, kaClaLepa1.1, whole genome shotgun sequence DNA contains the following:
- the LOC143446863 gene encoding uncharacterized protein LOC143446863 produces the protein MRESLCMTMKVIVAGYAKTGTKTMVVALSELGYNVYDFMDHFWYHGDKWAKILSSSGGNIEDFKEMYHSVDAVTDGPPFLFWEEILQAFPDAKVILTSRDEDSWYKSLCTQFQVLNSNILYQVMQVLSPTGWKYFKHFRLFIMALSGIRMRHPFDFSFSKNEMVWKKAYRQHTRYCKQNCPPDKLLVYDVRQGWAPLCEFLKEEIPDKPFPRENVAGSIVDKLMATHPCAFRVKREMICTTIILSLLMLWILQIFSILNLGPY, from the exons ATGCGAGAGAGCTTATGTATGACAATGAAAGTCATCGTAGCTGGATATGCGAAAACCGGAACCAAAACCATGGTCGTAGCTCTATCTGAGTTGGGCTACAATGTTTATGACTTCATGGATCACTTCTGGTATCATGGCGATAAGTGGGCCAAGATACTTTCATCCAGTGGTGGAAATATTGAAGATTTCAAAGAGATGTATCATTCAGTGGATGCTGTAACTGATGGTCCACCATTCCTGTTTTGGGAAGAGATTTTACAAGCGTTTCCCGATGCTAAA GTTATCTTGACATCAAGAGATGAAGATAGCTGGTACAAGAGTCTGTGCACccaatttcaagttttaaataGCAATATTTTGTACCAAGTCATGCAAGTGTTATCACCAACTGggtggaaatattttaagcattttcGTCTCTTCA TCATGGCGTTGAGTGGAATACGAATGCGACATCCCTTTGACTTCtcattttccaaaaatgaaaTGGTTTGGAAAAAAGCCTACAGACAACATACTCGCTATTGTAAACAA AATTGTCCTCCTGACAAACTTCTGGTCTACGATGTCCGTCAAGGATGGGCGCCTTTGTGTGAGTTCCTAAAAGAAGAAATTCCAGACAAGCCCTTTCCTCGTGAAAATGTCGCCGGGAGTATTGTTGACAAACTGATGGCGACTCATCCTTGTGCGTTCCGAGTAAAAAGGGAAATGATTTGCACGACAATAATACTTTCGCTGTTGATGTTATGGATTCTGCAGATTTTTTCAATACTTAACCTGGGCCCATACTAA
- the LOC143446862 gene encoding uncharacterized protein LOC143446862 isoform X2 gives MAISGPRYFHPVVEVLKISKRCISQWMQSLTLQHVILTLRDEDSWYISLCNQCEVMNGNILYQVMQVLSPTGWKYFKHFRLVIMSLWGIRMRNPFDFKLSNNDIVVKKGYRQHTQYCRQNCPRDKLLVYDVRQGWAPLCEFLGKEIPDKSFPHENVAGNIIDKLMTTHPAFIRMQREMACTVAILSLGLLYGSYKLYKYNPGAILNKLWLIFMFR, from the exons ATGGCGATAAGTGGGCCAAGATACTTTCATCCAGTGGTGGAAGTGTTGAAGATTTCAAAGAGATGTATCAGTCAGTGGATGCAGTCACTGACTCTCCAACAT GTTATCTTAACATTAAGAGATGAAGACAGTTGGTACATCAGTTTGTGCAACCAATGTGAAGTTATGAATGgcaacattttgtaccaagtCATGCAAGTGTTATCGCCAACTGggtggaaatattttaagcattttcGTCTCGTCA TTATGTCGCTGTGGGGAATACGAATGAGAAATCCATTTGACTTCAAACTTTCCAACAACGACATTGTTGTAAAAAAAGGTTACAGACAACACACGCAATATTGCAGACAA AATTGTCCTCGTGACAAACTTCTGGTCTACGATGTCCGTCAAGGATGGGCGCCTCTGTGCGAGTTTCTTGGAAAGGAAATTCCAGACAAGTCCTTCCCTCATGAAAATGTTGCTGGAAATATTATTGATAAATTAATGACAACTCATCCAGCATTTATTCGCATGCAACGAGAAATGGCTTGCACAGTGGCCATACTTTCACTGGGCCTACTATACGGATCCTACAAGCTCTACAAGTATAACCCTGGAGCCATACTAAACAAGTTGTGGTTAATTTTCATGTTTCGTTAG
- the LOC143446862 gene encoding uncharacterized protein LOC143446862 isoform X1: MKVIVAGYTKTGTKSMVAALSELGYNVYDALDHFWYHGDKWAKILSSSGGSVEDFKEMYQSVDAVTDSPTCEFWEEILQAFPDAKVILTLRDEDSWYISLCNQCEVMNGNILYQVMQVLSPTGWKYFKHFRLVIMSLWGIRMRNPFDFKLSNNDIVVKKGYRQHTQYCRQNCPRDKLLVYDVRQGWAPLCEFLGKEIPDKSFPHENVAGNIIDKLMTTHPAFIRMQREMACTVAILSLGLLYGSYKLYKYNPGAILNKLWLIFMFR, from the exons ATGAAAGTCATTGTAGCTGGATATACTAAAACCGGAACTAAATCCATGGTTGCAGCTTTATCTGAGTTGGGCTACAACGTTTATGATGCTCTTGATCACTTCTGGTATCATGGCGATAAGTGGGCCAAGATACTTTCATCCAGTGGTGGAAGTGTTGAAGATTTCAAAGAGATGTATCAGTCAGTGGATGCAGTCACTGACTCTCCAACATGTGAGTTTTGGGAAGAGATTTTGCAAGCATTTCCCGATGCAAAA GTTATCTTAACATTAAGAGATGAAGACAGTTGGTACATCAGTTTGTGCAACCAATGTGAAGTTATGAATGgcaacattttgtaccaagtCATGCAAGTGTTATCGCCAACTGggtggaaatattttaagcattttcGTCTCGTCA TTATGTCGCTGTGGGGAATACGAATGAGAAATCCATTTGACTTCAAACTTTCCAACAACGACATTGTTGTAAAAAAAGGTTACAGACAACACACGCAATATTGCAGACAA AATTGTCCTCGTGACAAACTTCTGGTCTACGATGTCCGTCAAGGATGGGCGCCTCTGTGCGAGTTTCTTGGAAAGGAAATTCCAGACAAGTCCTTCCCTCATGAAAATGTTGCTGGAAATATTATTGATAAATTAATGACAACTCATCCAGCATTTATTCGCATGCAACGAGAAATGGCTTGCACAGTGGCCATACTTTCACTGGGCCTACTATACGGATCCTACAAGCTCTACAAGTATAACCCTGGAGCCATACTAAACAAGTTGTGGTTAATTTTCATGTTTCGTTAG